In Nitrospinota bacterium, one genomic interval encodes:
- the pyrR gene encoding bifunctional pyr operon transcriptional regulator/uracil phosphoribosyltransferase PyrR — MTPAAKTVLSAPEMGRTLARMAHEITEKNPDCSQIILAGIITRGAPLARRLADKIKTITGVDVPCGGLDITFYRDDIQSKGPDLNAGRTDISHDINGKTLILVDDVLFTGRSIRAAIDAVMDIGRPGRIQLAVLLDRGHRELPIRPDYIGKNIPTARGERVRVKLSETDGEDLAVVEGA, encoded by the coding sequence ATGACCCCCGCCGCCAAGACCGTTCTTTCCGCGCCGGAGATGGGCCGCACACTGGCCCGGATGGCCCACGAGATCACCGAAAAAAATCCCGACTGTTCCCAGATCATCCTCGCGGGCATCATCACCCGCGGCGCGCCGCTGGCCCGCCGCCTGGCCGACAAGATAAAAACCATCACCGGCGTCGACGTGCCGTGCGGCGGCCTGGACATCACCTTCTACCGCGACGACATCCAGAGCAAGGGGCCGGACCTCAACGCCGGCCGCACCGACATCAGCCACGACATCAACGGCAAGACGCTCATCCTGGTGGACGACGTTCTCTTCACCGGCCGCTCCATCCGCGCCGCCATCGACGCGGTGATGGATATCGGCCGCCCGGGGCGCATCCAACTGGCCGTTTTGCTGGACCGCGGCCACCGCGAGCTGCCGATACGCCCCGACTACATCGGCAAAAACATCCCCACCGCCCGCGGCGAGCGGGTGCGGGTGAAACTTTCCGAAACCGACGGCGAAGACCTCGCCGTGGTGGAGGGCGCCTGA